CTTTCCGCCGTCAGAAATGATGTAGTAGCCCAGTTCTCCGCGAGGCGTTTCGGTGCGAAAATAGATCTCGCCCGCCGGTACGCGTACATTTCGCGGAACGGTCTCTTTGGCGTCTCCCTCCGGTATTTGATCAAGCGCCTGCCGAACAATCTTCAGGGATTCTATCATCTCTTGCATGCGCACCCAATAGCGGTTCCATGAATCGCCAATCACTCCGCGCGTGCCGTCGCCCACGCAAACGTTAAAGTCAAAGCGATCGTAAATGCCATAGGGATCATTCTTGCGGATGTCGAAATGAATACCGGAACCTCTTAAGGTGGGACCGCTTAACCCATAATTAATGGCCAGGTCTGGCGGAATTACGCCAACGCCGGCCGTGCGGTCGATGAAAATTTTATTAAAGCTTAGCAGGTCGTTGTATTCTTTGATTTTGGTTTCAAAATAATCGCAGAACTTGCTGACTTTTTCCAGCCAGCCGTCCGGCGTATCAAAAGCCACGCCGCCGATCCAGATGTAATTGTAAAGCAGGCGGCCGCCCGATATCTCTTCGAACAGGTCCAGAATCATCTCCCGCTCGCGAAAGCCGTATAAAAAGGGCGTAAAGGCGCCAACATCCAGCCCAAACGTGCCATAGAACACCAGGTGGCTGGCAATACGATTCAACTCGGCCACAATGACGCGCAGGTACTGGGCGCGTTCGTTAACTTCGATGCCGGCCAGCTTTTCAATAGCCAGGGCATAGCCCAGCGCATTGTTCATCGAGGCCAGGTAGTCCATGCGATCCACATAGGGCACAATCTGCGGCCAGGTCATCTCTTCGGCGTGTTTTTCAAAAGTCCGATGCAGGTAGCCGATGTAAGGCGTGGCTTTTTCCACGATTTCGCCATCGGTTTTTAAAACGACGCGCAACACGCCATGGGTGCTGGGATGCTGCGGGCCCATATTTAAAATAAATTCGTCGGTTTTTAGAGGATCGGGCTCCTCTAATTCAAATCTTGAATCCGGAAAATTGTTATTCCACAGAGTCATTTTCTTCTTCCTCACTTATAGTCACAGGGATTCCATGCCATTCTTTGGGAGGCTTGTAGTCTTTGCGCAGTGGATGGCCTTCCCAGTCTTCCGGCAATAAAATACGTCTTAAATCGGGGTGATCCACAAAGTGAATACCTAACAAATCATAGGCTTCTCGTTCATGCCAGTCAGCCGTCCGCCAGATATTAGCCACCGTGTGCACATCGGGCTTTTCTTTGCTGACTTCGGTTTTTAAAACGATTTTGTGGTTTAATTTCATGGAATATAGATGGTAAACCACTCCAAGGTTTTCGCCCAGGTCCACTCCGGAAAGACACATCAAAAAATCAAATTTAAGGTCGTCCTCATCCCTTAAAAACTGGGCGATCTGGTTGGTTTTATCCGGCGCTATTTTAATAAAAGGCTGAAGAACTTCATCGTTCAGCTCCAGAATGGCTTCGCCGAATCGTTCTTTTAATTTTTGGAAAATATCTTTTGCTTCCATAGTTGCTATCCTATTTTAGATAGAAGGCGTTCTTTTTTAATTTTTTCTTTCAATTCCATAATACCCTGAATCAAGGCTTCGGGGCGCGGCGGGCAGCCCGGCACGTAAACGTCAACCGGCACAATACGATCAACGCCCTTAAGAACATGATAGCCATATTGCCAGTATGGACCGCCGCTATTGGCGCAGCTGCCCATAGAAATAACGTATTTAGGCTCCGGCATTTGTTCGTACAGACGGCGGAGCAGAGGAGCCATTTTAATGGTCACCGTGCCAGAAACAATCATCACGTCGGATTGCCGCGGGCTGGGACGGAAAAACATCCCATGCCGGTCAAGATCGAAACGCGAAGCGCCGGCAGCCATCATCTCAATGGCGCAGCAGGCCAGACCAAAGGTAATGGCCCATGGCGATCCCTGACGCGCCCACGATAATAAATCATCAAGCGTAGAAAATAAAATATTGTCCCGAAGGGCATGTATGTCGCTCATCCTATTTTCCTTTCTCTTTGGGGAGATATTCTAATTTGGGTCGAGGTTTTATCCATTGTAAATCGCCTTTTGCCCACACATAAGCCAGGCCAACTAATAAAATGGTAAGAAAGATGAACATTTCCACAAAGGCTACTATCTTTAAACTGTCAAAGACAACAGCCCATGGATAGAGAAAAATAATTTCGACTTCAAAAATAAGAAAAACTAAAGCAATAATATAAAAACGGTTGTTGAAACGAACCCAGGCGTCGCCCTGAGGCAGTTCACCACATTCGTAGGTTAAATATTTTTGCGGATAATATCTGCGCGGCTGGATTATTCTGGAGATTAAAATAGTTATACCAACCATGACCAGACCGGTCACAAAAAAAATCAATGCGATGTAAAATCCCGTCATACCCTTTTCCTTTACAATGTCCATTGACCCGTTAAAAAATTTTTAAACGGCAATTTAAGACTTTAAAAAAATTAAAGCAAATTATTCACAATAGAATTAAAGTTTGCCGTTTTCGATGGTTTGCTGCTTATGGTGGAAAGGGCAAAATTGTATAATGAATCCAACAAAATAAATTTTTCACTTGCGTAGTTTCAGTAAATCAGCCGTTAAATGGGAATCTGAAAAAAAACGTTTAATAGTTGTTTAGTGTAATACACAGAAAGCTTAAAAATACGAATTGTAAAAGAAGAATACCGTTCAGGTAAAGTTTTTTGAAACAAAAATATTTATTCGCTATTTAATGGCGCAAATGATAATTTATTACAGACATTAATCATAGTAATAGTGGAAACAGTTTGTCGTTAACAGTTTGGCTGTCGATGGCATAAAATTATCGAAAAGACTAAACTTTTGTTCATTTAATCCTAAATTAAATTTTTAAAACGTCGAAAATGAAGCGCGGAATGGAAAGGAGTTCGAATGAACATTCTGGTTACCGGTGGGGCCGGTTTTATTGGTAGTCATCTGATAGATCGTTTGCTTAAAGAAGGCTTTAACGTTCGAACGCTGGATAATTTACATCGCGGAAAAGAAGCGAATATTAAAGCGCATATCGAAAGCGGACGCCTCACTTTTTTTCGCAAAGATATCCGCTACTATGAACAAATTGAACCGCTGTTTGCCGACATCGATATGGTGTATCACCTGGCGGCGCAATCCAATGTTTTGGGAGCCGTACAGGATGTGGATTATTCGTTTAATACCAATGTTGTGGGCACATTTAATGTGTTAAAAGCCTGTAAAAAGCACGGCGTTAAGCGCTTGATTTTTACCTCTTCCCGCGAAGCTTACGGCGAAGCCCAATATCTGCCAGTCGATGAAGCGCATCCTCTCTCTTCGAAAAACACATACGGCGCCAGCAAGGTGGCCGGCGAAACCTATTGTCGAGTGTTTCAAAACATGGGCGAATTGGAAGTGGTTATTCTCCGACTGGCAAATGTGTACGGCGAGCGCGATTTTGATCGTGTCATCCCCATCTTTTTAAACAATGTGCTGAACAATCGGGATATTCATATTTACGGCGGCAAACAGGTCATTGATTTTGTTTCCATCGAAATCGTTGTGGAGGCCCTTGTGCAATCTATGGATAACCCCCTGGCAATTAAAGGGCCCACCAACGTGGGTTCGGGCAGGGGAACCACCTTATTCGAATTGGCAGAGCGGATCATGAAATACACCAACAGTCAGAGCAAAATCGTAGTCGATCCTCCTCGCAGCGCGGAGGTGGTAAAATTTACCGCCCAAATAGAGCGCTTTAAAAAAATTTTTAAAATCAAAATTCCGGAAGATCCGTTGTATTATTTGCCAGAGATGATCGCCAGAATAAAGCAGAGCGGCTAAATGACGCAACAACGGGAAACCAGGTTTTGAAAAACAGCGCAACCCAAAAAATGCACGATCCGTCTTCCGGAAATTGGAAATGAGATGAAAAAAAATTATATTAAATGTGAAATGTGAAGTATATGATTAGCCGGAGAAGAGTTTTAAAATGAGGGCGGTTGAAGTTGGTTGAAAAATTAGGAGATGCAATATGAGTTTTTCTTTTGAGATGAAAAATAATATCCTTGTAGCGCGCATTCATCAAAAACGGGCAACCGTAGAAATTGCCGGGGATTTTAAGGAACAGCTTCTTAAAAAAATGGATGAACTGGGAGCCAATGTTCTGGTAGATTTGAGCGTTTGTGAATTTGTGGATAGTTCCTTTTTAGGCGCGCTGGTTGCAGGCCTGAAAAAGGCAACCATTCATAACGGAGATTTAAAAATCTTTGGTCTGCAGCCGCCGGTAAGCGCCATGTTTGAGCTTACCCGTTTGTATCGTATTTTCGATATTTTTGAGAACGAAGAAGAAGCGTTAAATAGTTTTCAATTATGAGTGAAAAAATCATCTTATCTGTGCCTGCGCACCTGGACTATCTGGCGATTGTCGAGAGTTTTGTCGAAATGGTGGGGAAGCACATCCCTGTGCAAAACAAAGAGCTGTTGGCCCAACAATTAAGATTTACGGTCAATGAGGCTTTTGTAAACATTTTGCAGCACACCCCCCGGCCGCCGGATGGCATGGTGGTTATCCATTTTGAATTTGATCCGCCCACCCTCTACCTGCGCTTTCCGGATCGTGGGAAGGGATTAAAGATTAAGGATCAATACCCGCCTTATTCTTCAGAAATGGTGGGGGACGATTACCTCATTTTAAAAACACTGGGTGGTGAATTATACGGCTATATTGAAAATCCGCGCACGGTTAAACTCTGGTTTAAAGAAGTGGACACGCAAATGGATAAAAAACAGATTATAGCCCAGTTAAAGCCCGGAGGTATGGGGCTTTCTATTATCGTTAAGTTTATGGATGAAGTGCGTTTTGTAAAAGACGAAGAAGAAGGACACTATCTTGAAATAAAAAAGTATTTAACCGGTGATCAGGAAAGTGGGCGCAACTCTGATTCCTGAGAAATTGGTCAATTCTGCGGAGGGGATAACAAAAAAAGAGTATCGGTATTTTAACCAGGTAGCGTTAAGAATTTGTTGTTTAGGCCGAAAAAATTAAAAAAGCTGATAACCTGTTGCCCGCATATTTCAGGGGAGTGAAATTTAGTTTAATATGATCGGGCAAATTAAAAAGAAACAATATCAAGTATTAATCATAAAACCAGAAAAAAGCGAAAGAACATAAGGAGTTTTACGGTAGCGCAAGAAAAGGATTGCTACAATTGACGCAAGTCACTACAGGTTGTGAAAATTTAATGAATAATATTATTCAGGTTTAATCATCTAATTTGGGAGTCGAAGGCATAAAATGGAATTTCATAAGGATGTGTTACAGGATATCAAGAAGGCGCAGCGCTACGAATGGCTTGAGGCAAACTCGTTAGGCGCCTATTCGTCTTCTACCATTTGCGGGATGAACACCAAACGCGAGCATGGTTTACTGGTTACGCCGCATCCCACGCTCAATCGCAAGGTGGTCACTCTGGCCAAATTCGAAGAAACGATTTTTGTTGAAAATAAACTGTACGAAATTTCAACTAACTCTTATAAAGACAGCATCTATCCCCATGGTTATCAGTATCTGGAAAAATTTTGTCTGGATCCCTTTCCCTGTTTTTTCTATCAAATTGAAGACCGGCGCATTCGCAAAGTAACATTGCTTCTGGAAAATCAAAATATTCTGCTGGTTCGTTACGAACTGTTGAATCAGGGAAGGCCGGTTACTCTGGTTATCAAACCATTTATTGCGGTGCGTTTTAATGATGTACTGAATACCGAAATTCAGGGCTTAAATACCGATACTTATTTAGGAGAATCTTTTGTCCGCTGGGCACCCAGAGGAAAGATGCCAGAATTGTACATCTATTTTGACAAAGGAGAATTTATTCCCGCCACCCTGTGGTATCATGGATTTGTCTATCCTAAAGATTATAAAAACTATCAGCCAGGCCCCGAAGATCTATTTAACCCCGGCTTTTTTCAGGTGGATATTAAACCTTATGAAACCTTCGATTTGTTTATCTCGGTTAACGCGCTTGATAAGTATAAGCTCGATTTTGAAGAGCAATATTTTCTGGAAAGCAGAAGACGCCGATACCATTATTTTGATTTTATACCGCAGCATAATCAATTAAAAAAGATGACCAAAAACTTTCAGCGCACCATTCAAATAAAAGAAGACAAATTAAATTTTCCCATTTCACTTTTTAATAACAAATCGCAGACCTTTTTCTTTATGCAGGAATTATCCGCCTTTATACAGCTTTCGGAAAATTATCAACTGATAAAGAATACAATTAAGGATCTTTTAAAAACCCTGGACGCCGGAATTCTGCCATCCAATTATCCATATGTCGATGAGCGCCCCGTTTACAACCAGGTAGATTTAAGTTTATGGCTGATTCAGATAGTCTATGAATATTATCTCAAAACCAATGAACTCAAATTTGTGGAAGATGTATTTGACCGCATACGCTCTATTGTCGATCTTTTTCAGAAAGGCACGCATTTTAACACCTATGCCGATAAAGACGGTTTGATTTTCAGCGGAGAAAGAAAAATAAATGTTTCCTGGATTCCGCTGAAGAGCAAAGAGGGCAATGTGTATCGATACGGAAAGCTTCTGGAAGTCA
This sequence is a window from Caldithrix abyssi DSM 13497. Protein-coding genes within it:
- a CDS encoding NADH-quinone oxidoreductase subunit D produces the protein MTLWNNNFPDSRFELEEPDPLKTDEFILNMGPQHPSTHGVLRVVLKTDGEIVEKATPYIGYLHRTFEKHAEEMTWPQIVPYVDRMDYLASMNNALGYALAIEKLAGIEVNERAQYLRVIVAELNRIASHLVFYGTFGLDVGAFTPFLYGFREREMILDLFEEISGGRLLYNYIWIGGVAFDTPDGWLEKVSKFCDYFETKIKEYNDLLSFNKIFIDRTAGVGVIPPDLAINYGLSGPTLRGSGIHFDIRKNDPYGIYDRFDFNVCVGDGTRGVIGDSWNRYWVRMQEMIESLKIVRQALDQIPEGDAKETVPRNVRVPAGEIYFRTETPRGELGYYIISDGGKTPVRVKVRAPAFSNLSILPAIAKGTMVADLVAILGSFDIVLGEIDR
- a CDS encoding NADH-quinone oxidoreductase subunit C, translating into MEAKDIFQKLKERFGEAILELNDEVLQPFIKIAPDKTNQIAQFLRDEDDLKFDFLMCLSGVDLGENLGVVYHLYSMKLNHKIVLKTEVSKEKPDVHTVANIWRTADWHEREAYDLLGIHFVDHPDLRRILLPEDWEGHPLRKDYKPPKEWHGIPVTISEEEENDSVE
- a CDS encoding NADH-quinone oxidoreductase subunit B, yielding MSDIHALRDNILFSTLDDLLSWARQGSPWAITFGLACCAIEMMAAGASRFDLDRHGMFFRPSPRQSDVMIVSGTVTIKMAPLLRRLYEQMPEPKYVISMGSCANSGGPYWQYGYHVLKGVDRIVPVDVYVPGCPPRPEALIQGIMELKEKIKKERLLSKIG
- a CDS encoding NADH-quinone oxidoreductase subunit A; the encoded protein is MTGFYIALIFFVTGLVMVGITILISRIIQPRRYYPQKYLTYECGELPQGDAWVRFNNRFYIIALVFLIFEVEIIFLYPWAVVFDSLKIVAFVEMFIFLTILLVGLAYVWAKGDLQWIKPRPKLEYLPKEKGK
- a CDS encoding SDR family NAD(P)-dependent oxidoreductase, whose translation is MNILVTGGAGFIGSHLIDRLLKEGFNVRTLDNLHRGKEANIKAHIESGRLTFFRKDIRYYEQIEPLFADIDMVYHLAAQSNVLGAVQDVDYSFNTNVVGTFNVLKACKKHGVKRLIFTSSREAYGEAQYLPVDEAHPLSSKNTYGASKVAGETYCRVFQNMGELEVVILRLANVYGERDFDRVIPIFLNNVLNNRDIHIYGGKQVIDFVSIEIVVEALVQSMDNPLAIKGPTNVGSGRGTTLFELAERIMKYTNSQSKIVVDPPRSAEVVKFTAQIERFKKIFKIKIPEDPLYYLPEMIARIKQSG
- a CDS encoding STAS domain-containing protein yields the protein MSFSFEMKNNILVARIHQKRATVEIAGDFKEQLLKKMDELGANVLVDLSVCEFVDSSFLGALVAGLKKATIHNGDLKIFGLQPPVSAMFELTRLYRIFDIFENEEEALNSFQL
- a CDS encoding ATP-binding protein — protein: MSEKIILSVPAHLDYLAIVESFVEMVGKHIPVQNKELLAQQLRFTVNEAFVNILQHTPRPPDGMVVIHFEFDPPTLYLRFPDRGKGLKIKDQYPPYSSEMVGDDYLILKTLGGELYGYIENPRTVKLWFKEVDTQMDKKQIIAQLKPGGMGLSIIVKFMDEVRFVKDEEEGHYLEIKKYLTGDQESGRNSDS
- a CDS encoding glycogen debranching enzyme N-terminal domain-containing protein encodes the protein MEFHKDVLQDIKKAQRYEWLEANSLGAYSSSTICGMNTKREHGLLVTPHPTLNRKVVTLAKFEETIFVENKLYEISTNSYKDSIYPHGYQYLEKFCLDPFPCFFYQIEDRRIRKVTLLLENQNILLVRYELLNQGRPVTLVIKPFIAVRFNDVLNTEIQGLNTDTYLGESFVRWAPRGKMPELYIYFDKGEFIPATLWYHGFVYPKDYKNYQPGPEDLFNPGFFQVDIKPYETFDLFISVNALDKYKLDFEEQYFLESRRRRYHYFDFIPQHNQLKKMTKNFQRTIQIKEDKLNFPISLFNNKSQTFFFMQELSAFIQLSENYQLIKNTIKDLLKTLDAGILPSNYPYVDERPVYNQVDLSLWLIQIVYEYYLKTNELKFVEDVFDRIRSIVDLFQKGTHFNTYADKDGLIFSGERKINVSWIPLKSKEGNVYRYGKLLEVNALWYNALNIMILFANQLGKKRLSFKYKQWIKKVNASFSKKFILPEENGFYDFINSNEENQDFRINQIIPLILPFSPIEPTMAHKALKRIEEELLTPYGLRSRSIYDANDGAANGKNGGSYFNGAIWPWTVSWYIKALLKWPSDKKIDKIWNNYFEPLLSLATNGLIGFIPEAIKIENGLERLGKEDFLPSIASVILAEYQILNGSIPPEEETEITEKATS